One stretch of Gadus chalcogrammus isolate NIFS_2021 chromosome 14, NIFS_Gcha_1.0, whole genome shotgun sequence DNA includes these proteins:
- the tnfaip8l3 gene encoding tumor necrosis factor alpha-induced protein 8-like protein 3: MDSDSGEQSDGDLSPGQESFNSRSLAMQAQKKILSKMATMAVANLLTDDTSSEILDELYKASREFTKSKKEAHKIIKDVIKIALKIGVLYRNHQFNTDELDTVERFKKKMNQAAMTAVSFYEVEYTFDRKILSELLLECRDLLHSLVEQHLTARSHARIDHVFNHFAHGDFLAELYGDGEEYRLNLRKICLGVNKLLDEGTL; the protein is encoded by the coding sequence GCCAGGAGAGCTTCAACTCGCGGTCCCTGGCCATGCAGGCCCAGAAGAAGATCCTCAGCAAGATGGCCACCATGGCCGTGGCCAACCTGCTGACGGATGACACCAGCAGTGAGATCCTGGACGAGCTCTATAAGGCCAGCCGTGAGTTCACCAAGAGCAAGAAGGAGGCCCACAAGATCATCAAGGACGTCATCAAGATCGCCCTGAAGATAGGCGTCCTCTATCGCAACCACCAGTTCAACACGGACGAGCTGGACACGGTGGAGCGCTTCAAGAAGAAGATGAACCAGGCAGCCATGACGGCGGTGAGCTTCTACGAGGTGGAGTACACGTTCGACCGGAAAATTCTGTCGGAGCTCCTGCTGGAGTGCAGGGACCTGCTCCACTCGCTGGTGGAGCAGCACCTGACGGCACGCTCGCATGCCCGCATCGACCACGTCTTCAACCATTTCGCCCATGGTGACTTCCTGGCCGAGCTGTATGGCGACGGGGAGGAGTACAGACTGAACCTCCGGAAGATCTGCCTGGGCGTTAACAAACTGCTGGACGAAGGAACACTTTAA
- the slc39a1 gene encoding zinc transporter ZIP1: MDYLLQVKVGALVALLFLTLLFGFIPARLKWFRNGNGTGTHRVVLSLISCFAGGVFLAACLLDIIPDYLGDINTELDARGLQISFPLPEFIIASGFFLVLILERIVLDCQHAHGDHEERAPLIPANGRDTGHGHGHSSGQDLEDSGPHMHVDFQAHSSFRSFMLFLSLSFHSIFEGLAIGLQRTDSKVLEICIAILVHKSIIVFSLSVKLVQSAVRPAWVAAYICVFAAMSPLGIAVGIGLTEAALPSGALIQAVLEGLAAGTFVYITFMEILPHELNSPERQLLKVLFILLGFSTMAALTFLD, translated from the exons ATGGACTATCTACTGCAGGTGAAAGTCGGAGCTCTCGTTgctttactatttttaactctTTTATTTGGATTTATCCCTGCTCGGCTGAAATGGTTCAGGAACGGGAATGGTACAG GAACCCACCGAGTGGTTCTGAGTTTAATCAGCTGTTTTGCTGGAGGGGTGTTCCTGGCAGCATGTCTGCTCGATATTATTCCAGACTACTTGGGAGACATCAACACTGAGCTGGATGCTCGGGGATTACAG ATCAGCTTCCCCCTCCCGGAATTTATCATAGCCTCAGGCTTCTTCTTGGTCCTCATTTTGGAGAGAATTGTACTTGACTGCCAACATGCCCATGGTGACCATGAGGAGAGGGCTCCCCTCATTCCCGCAAATGGGCGGGATACTGGGCACGGGCACGGGCACTCCTCGGGCCAGGACCTGGAGGACAGTGGGCCCCACATGCATGTGGACTTCCAAGCCCACTCCTCCTTCCGCTCCTTcatgctcttcctctctctctcatttcactCCATATTCGAGGGCCTTGCCATAGGCCTGCAGAGGACTGACTCCAAG GTCTTGGAGATCTGCATTGCCATCCTGGTGCACAAGAGCATCATCGTGTTCAGCCTGTCTGTGAAGCTGGTGCAGAGCGCCGTGCGTCCTGCGTGGGTGGCCGCCTACATTTGCGTGTTTGCCGCAATGTCGCCGCTGGGCATCGCCGTCGGCATCGGCCTGACGGAGGCGGCGCTGCCGTCGGGCGCTCTGATCCAGGCCGTCCTGGAGGGCCTGGCCGCGGGCACCTTCGTCTACATCACCTTCATGGAGATCCTCCCGCACGAGCTCAACTCTCCCGAGAGGCAGCTTCTTAAGGTGCTCTTCATCCTGCTGGGCTTCAGCACCATGGCAGCACTCACCTTCCTGGACTAG
- the tdp1 gene encoding tyrosyl-DNA phosphodiesterase 1, whose product MSQNSLHGKWAVSSSDDDDGEELPSSKTVSSAHPTGVTDSYQNTRPSVSSQSSNQIYHAPLSPDTVTEVKEEPDGPFDFPGLKPDVKAEADVKPVCPNTARDSQSNPGKYESPLSGKRKKDQEESGWALSDSDGDDDAVGLGNKANNPTSRRAPSPKAKKPKVEINERPPSPYGRQYYIEETDDFFETHVPCLNDTYRFYLNKVTGLDKKYNTGALHIRDILSPLFGTLKESVQFNYCFDIPWMVEQYPPEFRDLPVLIVHGDKREAKARLLKQAQPFPHVRFCQAKLDIAFGTHHTKMMLLWYEEGFRVVITTSNLIRADWYQKTQGLWLSPLFPRLPDGSPSSDGESPTLFKKDLLEYLASYRAPELGEWIQRIREHDLSETRVYLIGSTPGRYLGDDMDRWGHLRLRKLLYDHSIPVPDDEIWPVIGQFSSIGSMGLDKTKWLAGEFQRTLTTLGRSSVRQDPPIHLVYPSVDDVRNSLEGYPAGGSLPYSIQTAEKQLWLHSYFHRWKADTTGRSQAMPHIKLYMRASPDFTKLAWFLITSANLSKAAWGNLEKNNSQVMVRSYELGVLYLPSAFDMAFFPVQKNPFPATSSSKAFPVPIDLPPQPYLKTDQPWIWNIPHNQSPDTHGNIWVPS is encoded by the exons ATGTCTCAGAACAGTCTTCATGGCAAGTGGGCTGTCTCCAGCAGTGATGATGACGACGGCGAGGAGCTCCCTTCATCCAAGACGGTATCATCAGCTCACCCGACCGGAGTGACGGACAGCTACCAAAAcacccgtccgtccgtctcatCCCAGAGCTCCAATCAGATTTACCACGCCCCCTTGTCCCCTGATACAGTCACAGAGGTGAAGGAAGAACCTGATGGTCCCTTCGATTTCCCGGGGTTGAAACCTGATGTGAAAGCGGAAGCCGATGTGAAGCCAGTTTGTCCAAACACAGCACGCGACAGCCAGTCAAATCCAGGGAAGTATGAATCACCTCTCAGTGGAAAGAGGAAAAAGGACCAGGAGGAGTCTGGCTGGGCTCTCTCTGATAGTGacggtgatgatgatgctgtGGGTCTTGGCAATAAGGCCAACAATCCAACCAGCAGGCGTGCTCCGAGCCCCAAAGCCAAGAAACCGAAGGTGGAGATAAACGAGCGGCCCCCTAGTCCCTACGGCCGTCAGTACTACATCGAGGAGACAGATGATTTCTTTGAAACCCATGTGCCATGTCTTAATGACACGTACAGGTTCTACCTCAACAAGGTGACCGGGCTCGACAAGAAGTACAACACTGGTGCTTTGCATATCAGAG ATATCCTCTCCCCCCTGTTCGGGACATTAAAGGAATCCGTTCAG TTCAACTACTGTTTTGATATTCCCTGGATGGTCGAGCAGTATCCACCAGAGTTCCG GGACCTGCCGGTGCTAATCGTCCACGGGGACAAGAGGGAAGCCAAAGCTCGACTGCTGAAGCAGGCACAGCCCTTCCCACACGTGCGCTTCTGCCAG GCCAAGCTGGATATTGCTTTTGGTACTCACCACAC GAAGATGATGCTGCTGTGGTACGAGGAAGGTTTCAGGGTCGTCATAACAACGTCCAACCTCATCAGAGCAGACTGGTACCAGAAAACACAGGG GTTGTGGCTGAGTCCTCTGTTTCCACGGTTACCAGACGGCAGTCCGTCCAGTGATGGCGAGTCTCCCACCCTCTTTAAGAAGGACCTGCTGGAGTACCTCGCCTCATACCGGGCACCAGAACTCGGAGAATGGATCCAACGCATCAGAGAGCATGACCTCTCCGAGACCAG GGTGTATCTGATTGGCTCCACTCCAGGCAGGTATCTAGGCGACGACATGGATCGCTGGGGTCACCTGAGACTCAGAAAG CTTTTATATGATCATTCGATTCCGGTTCCCGATGATGAAATCTGGCCAGTGATTGGCCAGTTCTCTAGTATTGGTTCCATGGGATTGGATAAGACCAAGTGGCTGGCAGGGGAGTTCCAGCGGACCCTCACCACACTCGGGAGGTCCTCTGTCCGCCAAGACCCCCCCATTCACCTG GTGTACCCATCTGTTGATGACGTCAGGAATAGTCTCGAGGGATACCCTG CGGGGGGCTCCCTCCCTTACAGCATCCAGACAGCAGAGAAGCAGCTTTGGCTCCACTCCTACTTCCA caggTGGAAGGCTGATACGACAGGGCGGAGTCAGGCAATGCCACACATCAAGCTCTACATGCGAGCTTCTCCAGACTTCACAAAGCTAGCCTGGTTCCTCATCACCAG tGCTAACCTCTCTAAGGCTGCATGGGGAAACCTGGAGAAGAACAACAGCCAGGTCATGGTCCGTTCCTATGAACTGGGAGTCCTCTACCTCCCTTCTGCCttt GACATGGCATTCTTTCCTGTCCAGAAGAATCCTTTTccagccacctcctcctccaaggcGTTTCCTGTGCCCATCGATTTGCCTCCTCAACCCTACCTTAAAACAG ACCAGCCATGGATCTGGAACATTCCACACAATCAGTCTCCCGACACGCACGGAAACATTTGGGTCCCCTCCTAA